In Gemmatimonadetes bacterium T265, one DNA window encodes the following:
- a CDS encoding methanol dehydrogenase: MVAATFVGAAGCGRGTRGDTPPATARDGGAGATGNGAAATESSAAAAATAAAAAGQPNGGMVAGPPGMKDGEWTLPGRDYAGTRYSPLAEITPANVKNLKVAWTFSTGFVRGFEGQPLVVNNTMYVVTPYPNYVYALDLANPGGPPKWAYKPVTDPASQGEACCDVVNRGASYADGKIVVNRLDNHTVALDAATGKVLWDVKLGDVNKGETMTMAPLIVRNKVYVGDAGGEMGVRGWITALDLNTGRIVWKAFNTGPDKDVLIGPNFKPFYAQYRGTDLGVKTWPADQWKLGGGTVWGWVTYDPEANLIYYGTSNPGTWNPDLRPGDNLWSTAIFARDPETGEARWAWQGTPHDEWDYDDVNESIPVNLTVDGRPRKVLVHFDRNGYGSTIDRATGEVLVAQPFQYLNWSTGMDMKTGRPILNPAKETHQGVNTREICPSSTGARDQQPAGYSPRTGLFYTPFTNLCMNYAGTEVSYIAGTPYLGADVQMYAGPGGNGERGGFIAWDATTGKRVWSRTEHFPVWSGALVTAGDVVFYGTMDGWFKAVNARTGQELWKFKCGSGIIGNAMTYRGPDGKQYIAIYSGIGGWAGATALGLATDDPTAALGATGATSDLPAYTAPGGMVYVFSL; this comes from the coding sequence ATGGTTGCCGCGACCTTCGTCGGGGCGGCCGGGTGTGGGCGGGGGACGCGCGGCGATACGCCGCCCGCGACGGCGCGCGACGGCGGCGCCGGCGCGACCGGCAACGGCGCGGCGGCGACGGAATCGTCGGCCGCGGCGGCCGCCACGGCCGCGGCCGCGGCGGGCCAGCCGAACGGCGGCATGGTCGCCGGCCCGCCGGGGATGAAGGACGGCGAGTGGACACTCCCCGGGCGCGACTACGCCGGCACGCGCTACAGCCCGCTCGCCGAGATCACGCCGGCGAACGTGAAAAACCTCAAGGTCGCGTGGACGTTCTCGACCGGGTTCGTGCGCGGCTTCGAGGGGCAGCCGCTCGTCGTGAACAACACGATGTACGTGGTCACGCCGTACCCGAACTACGTCTACGCGCTCGACCTCGCCAACCCGGGCGGGCCGCCCAAGTGGGCGTACAAGCCGGTGACCGACCCCGCGTCGCAGGGCGAGGCGTGCTGCGACGTCGTCAACCGCGGCGCGTCGTACGCCGACGGCAAGATCGTCGTCAACCGCCTCGACAACCACACCGTCGCGTTAGACGCGGCGACCGGGAAGGTGCTCTGGGACGTCAAGCTCGGCGACGTCAACAAGGGCGAGACGATGACGATGGCCCCGCTCATCGTCCGCAACAAGGTCTACGTCGGGGACGCCGGCGGCGAGATGGGCGTGCGCGGCTGGATCACCGCGCTCGACCTCAACACCGGCCGGATCGTCTGGAAGGCGTTCAACACCGGCCCCGACAAGGACGTCCTGATCGGGCCCAACTTCAAGCCGTTCTACGCGCAGTACCGCGGCACCGACCTCGGCGTGAAGACGTGGCCCGCCGACCAGTGGAAGTTAGGCGGGGGCACCGTCTGGGGGTGGGTCACCTACGACCCCGAGGCGAACCTCATCTACTACGGGACGTCCAACCCCGGCACCTGGAACCCCGACCTGCGCCCGGGCGACAACCTGTGGTCGACGGCGATCTTCGCGCGCGACCCCGAGACGGGCGAGGCGCGCTGGGCGTGGCAGGGCACGCCGCACGACGAGTGGGACTACGACGACGTGAACGAGAGCATCCCCGTCAACCTCACGGTCGACGGGCGCCCGCGGAAGGTCCTCGTCCACTTCGACCGCAACGGCTACGGCAGCACGATCGACCGCGCCACCGGCGAGGTGCTCGTCGCGCAGCCGTTCCAGTACCTGAACTGGTCGACCGGGATGGACATGAAGACCGGCCGCCCGATCCTCAACCCGGCCAAGGAGACGCACCAGGGCGTCAACACGCGCGAGATCTGCCCGTCCTCGACCGGCGCGCGCGACCAGCAGCCGGCCGGCTACTCGCCGCGCACGGGGCTCTTTTACACGCCGTTCACCAACCTCTGCATGAACTACGCGGGGACGGAGGTGAGCTACATCGCGGGCACGCCGTACCTCGGCGCCGACGTGCAGATGTACGCGGGCCCGGGCGGCAACGGGGAGCGCGGCGGGTTCATCGCCTGGGACGCGACGACGGGCAAGCGCGTCTGGAGCCGCACCGAGCACTTCCCGGTCTGGAGCGGCGCGCTCGTCACCGCGGGCGACGTCGTCTTCTACGGGACGATGGACGGCTGGTTCAAGGCCGTGAACGCGCGCACCGGGCAGGAGCTGTGGAAGTTCAAGTGCGGCTCCGGGATCATCGGCAACGCGATGACCTACCGCGGGCCCGACGGCAAGCAGTACATCGCCATCTACTCCGGCATCGGCGGCTGGGCGGGCGCGACCGCACTCGGCCTCGCGACCGACGACCCGACCGCCGCGTTAGGCGCGACCGGCGCGACGTCCGACCTCCCGGCGTACACCGCCCCGGGCGGGATGGTGTATGTCTTCTCGCTCTGA
- a CDS encoding amino acid ABC transporter substrate-binding protein, translated as MSSRSDRVLGVGRARERALLAVPALALALLGAARVQRPAVAAAGGAAPAGVLRVCADPNNLPFSDSTGRGFDNRVAALLAAELHDSVRYTWWAQRRGFVRNTLKARRCDVVAGVPAGDEQMLTTAPYYRSTYVFVTRRGTPPVRSFDDPRLRRLRVGIHIIGASYNSVPPGVALARRGITRNVVGYSIYGDYAKPSPPSALITGVARGDVDVAVAWGPLAGYYARRSPVPLVLTPVAADPSSPAARFVYPMALGVRRGDTALRVALERAVERRRADLQQILRTYGVPLCAPETPGGAACD; from the coding sequence ATGTCTTCTCGCTCTGACCGGGTACTGGGGGTCGGACGCGCGCGCGAGCGGGCGCTCCTCGCCGTGCCGGCGCTCGCGCTCGCGCTGCTCGGCGCCGCGCGCGTCCAACGCCCCGCGGTGGCGGCGGCGGGGGGCGCGGCGCCGGCCGGGGTGCTGCGCGTCTGCGCCGACCCCAACAACCTCCCGTTCTCCGACTCGACGGGGCGCGGGTTCGACAACCGCGTGGCCGCGCTGCTCGCGGCCGAGCTGCACGACTCGGTGCGGTACACGTGGTGGGCACAGCGGCGCGGGTTCGTGCGCAACACGCTCAAGGCGCGGCGCTGCGACGTGGTCGCGGGCGTGCCGGCCGGCGACGAGCAGATGCTGACCACGGCGCCCTACTACCGCTCGACGTACGTGTTCGTGACGCGGCGCGGGACGCCGCCGGTCCGCTCGTTCGACGACCCGCGGCTGCGCCGGCTGCGCGTCGGCATTCACATCATCGGCGCGAGCTACAACAGCGTGCCGCCCGGGGTCGCGCTCGCGCGGCGCGGGATCACGCGCAACGTCGTCGGCTACAGCATCTACGGCGACTACGCGAAGCCGAGCCCGCCGTCGGCGCTGATCACCGGCGTCGCCCGCGGGGACGTCGACGTCGCGGTCGCGTGGGGGCCGCTCGCGGGATACTATGCGCGCCGCTCGCCGGTGCCGCTCGTGCTCACGCCGGTCGCCGCGGACCCGTCGTCGCCGGCCGCGCGCTTCGTCTACCCGATGGCGCTCGGCGTGCGCCGCGGCGACACCGCGCTCCGCGTCGCGCTGGAGCGCGCGGTCGAGCGCCGCCGCGCCGACCTGCAGCAGATCCTGCGCACGTACGGCGTGCCCCTCTGCGCGCCCGAAACCCCCGGAGGTGCCGCGTGCGACTGA
- a CDS encoding cytochrome c produces the protein MRLTFGRPAAALAAGALALSAFAACQRSGSEQTVESTRSSGVAVQPASFAGGVLPGIYPRTVYGVRHNPYNGNPQAVAEGRRLFLQYNCVGCHGGRAGGGMGPNLRDSVWIYGGDDTHLFADLVEGRPAGMPAWGGKIPEDQMWKIIAYIHSLATPAEPDPPPPNPTPTKAVPENGAAPSAGSASR, from the coding sequence GTGCGACTGACGTTCGGTAGGCCCGCCGCCGCGCTCGCGGCCGGTGCGCTCGCGCTCTCCGCGTTCGCCGCCTGCCAGCGCAGCGGCTCCGAGCAGACTGTCGAGTCGACGCGCTCGAGCGGCGTCGCGGTGCAGCCCGCCTCGTTCGCCGGCGGCGTGTTGCCCGGGATCTACCCGCGCACGGTCTACGGCGTGCGCCACAACCCGTACAACGGCAACCCGCAGGCGGTGGCCGAGGGGCGGCGGCTCTTCCTGCAGTACAACTGCGTCGGGTGCCACGGCGGGCGCGCGGGCGGCGGCATGGGCCCCAACCTGCGCGACAGCGTCTGGATCTACGGCGGGGACGACACGCACCTCTTCGCGGACCTCGTCGAGGGGCGCCCGGCGGGGATGCCCGCCTGGGGCGGCAAGATCCCCGAGGACCAGATGTGGAAGATCATCGCGTACATCCACTCGCTCGCCACGCCGGCCGAGCCCGACCCACCGCCGCCGAACCCGACGCCGACCAAGGCGGTGCCGGAGAACGGCGCGGCGCCCAGCGCGGGGAGCGCGTCGCGATGA
- a CDS encoding cytochrome c oxidase subunit II, producing the protein MTARRPRGRAAAGVVLGARALGACLAGACAGAPTYMHGYGEAARREASLGWGLTAVSLVVSAVVAAIVLAACLRRRPSDEAMLRSRGGVRWIVVGGIVVPTVILAVAFVFTLGTLAATAAPARPPAFTAAVVGHEWWWEVRYRGDSTSDTFLDADELHVPVGRPVRLELSTADVIHSFWVPQLAGKTDLIPGQRNAAWIEADTPGVYWAHCAEFCGTQHANMALRVVAHPAAEFAAWRARARGDAVAPATADATAGYNAFMGSACTLCHAIRGTPAQGRNGPDLTHVGSRLRIAGGMLANTRGNLQGWIANPQALKPGSAMPTVELSSADLQAITTYLQSLK; encoded by the coding sequence ATGACCGCGCGGCGACCGCGCGGCCGCGCCGCCGCGGGCGTCGTGTTAGGCGCCCGCGCGTTGGGCGCCTGCCTGGCCGGGGCCTGCGCCGGCGCGCCGACGTACATGCACGGCTACGGCGAGGCCGCGCGCCGCGAGGCGTCGCTCGGCTGGGGGCTGACGGCCGTCTCCCTCGTCGTCTCGGCGGTCGTCGCCGCGATCGTCCTCGCGGCGTGCCTGCGTCGGCGCCCGTCGGACGAGGCGATGCTCCGGAGCCGGGGGGGCGTGCGGTGGATCGTCGTCGGCGGGATCGTCGTGCCCACGGTGATCCTCGCCGTCGCGTTCGTGTTTACGTTAGGCACACTCGCCGCGACCGCGGCGCCCGCCCGCCCGCCCGCGTTCACCGCCGCGGTGGTCGGGCACGAGTGGTGGTGGGAGGTGCGCTACCGCGGCGACTCGACGAGCGACACTTTCTTGGACGCCGACGAGCTGCACGTCCCGGTCGGCCGCCCGGTGCGCCTCGAGCTCAGCACGGCCGACGTGATCCACAGCTTCTGGGTGCCGCAGCTCGCGGGGAAGACCGACCTCATCCCCGGGCAGCGCAACGCGGCCTGGATCGAGGCCGACACGCCGGGCGTGTACTGGGCGCACTGCGCCGAGTTCTGCGGGACGCAGCACGCGAACATGGCGCTGCGGGTCGTCGCGCACCCGGCCGCGGAGTTCGCCGCGTGGCGCGCGCGGGCGCGCGGCGACGCCGTCGCCCCGGCCACCGCGGACGCGACGGCCGGCTACAACGCGTTCATGGGGTCGGCCTGCACGCTCTGCCACGCGATCCGCGGCACGCCCGCGCAGGGGCGCAACGGCCCCGACCTCACGCACGTCGGCAGCCGGCTCCGGATCGCGGGCGGGATGCTCGCCAACACGCGCGGCAACCTGCAGGGGTGGATCGCCAACCCGCAGGCGCTCAAGCCGGGGAGCGCGATGCCCACGGTCGAGCTGAGCAGCGCGGACCTGCAGGCAATCACGACGTACCTCCAGAGCCTCAAGTAG
- a CDS encoding hypothetical protein (frameshifted, deletion at around 2310108), giving the protein MATTTAPTPAPVPAPLAAPSPGLAERLQRTWETAPGLLGALASVDHKEIGVRYLVTAFAFLLVGGLEASVMRAQLAASNLHLLSPELYNALFTMHGVTMMFLYASPVLSGFSNYLWPLMFGARDMAYPRLNALSYWVFLGAGIFLYTSVLVGQMPNAGWFNYVPIASQPYTAGLNIDFYALGLLLLTVSTTVGAVNFVTTFFKLRAPGMSVNRVPILAWGTLTTSFSALFALPALTAACVFLFLDRRFHTHFYDAGQGGHPLLWQHLFWMFGHPWVYIVILPAIGLVSDMISTFTRRRLVGYTWVALGTISTALLGFGVWVHHMFATGVPSLALSFFSSGSMVITIPSAISVFAWIATIWYGRPVFKTPMLFIAGFIVLFVLGGVSGVMTAAVPFDWQLTDTYFVVAHLHYVLVGINVFPVIAAFYYWLPKMTGRMLNETLGKWNFWTMFVGFNLGFFPMHVAGLLGMPRRVYTYESGIGLDAVNLVTTVGSYVFAAGVLLFVVNFFWSLKNGEPAGDNPWDAPTLEWATSSPPPPYNFAVLPEVGSRYPLWEGRPGLEGGNEDTAVRSIIHRGPPLDQGRETLGTTPLDGEPQTVLRMPGDSLWPFFLAVALTALAYALLFGAWRTAAVCALLVGASIIGWLWPEDVTEGLVTAGEG; this is encoded by the coding sequence GTGGCCACCACCACCGCGCCCACGCCGGCGCCCGTCCCCGCACCGCTCGCCGCCCCGTCGCCCGGGCTCGCCGAGCGGCTCCAGCGCACGTGGGAGACCGCGCCCGGGTTGTTAGGCGCACTCGCGAGCGTCGACCACAAGGAGATCGGGGTCCGCTACCTCGTGACCGCGTTCGCCTTCCTGCTCGTCGGCGGGCTGGAGGCGTCGGTCATGCGGGCGCAGCTCGCCGCGTCCAACCTGCACCTGCTCTCGCCCGAGCTGTACAACGCGCTGTTCACGATGCACGGCGTGACGATGATGTTCCTCTACGCCTCGCCGGTCCTCAGCGGGTTCAGCAACTACCTGTGGCCGCTCATGTTCGGCGCGCGCGACATGGCGTACCCGCGGCTCAACGCGCTCTCCTACTGGGTGTTCCTCGGCGCCGGGATCTTCCTCTACACGAGCGTGCTCGTCGGGCAGATGCCCAACGCGGGGTGGTTCAACTACGTCCCGATCGCGAGCCAGCCGTACACGGCCGGCCTGAACATCGACTTCTACGCGCTCGGGCTGCTGCTCCTCACCGTGTCGACGACGGTCGGGGCGGTCAACTTCGTCACGACCTTCTTCAAGCTCCGCGCGCCCGGCATGTCGGTGAACCGCGTGCCGATCCTCGCGTGGGGCACGCTCACGACGTCGTTCTCCGCCCTGTTCGCGCTGCCCGCGCTCACGGCCGCGTGCGTGTTCCTCTTCCTCGACCGGCGGTTCCACACGCACTTCTACGACGCGGGGCAGGGCGGACACCCGCTGCTCTGGCAGCACCTGTTCTGGATGTTCGGGCACCCGTGGGTGTACATCGTCATCCTCCCCGCGATCGGCCTCGTGTCAGACATGATCTCGACGTTCACGCGGCGCCGGCTCGTCGGCTACACGTGGGTCGCGCTCGGCACGATCTCGACCGCGCTGCTCGGTTTCGGCGTCTGGGTGCACCACATGTTCGCCACCGGCGTGCCCTCGCTCGCGCTGTCGTTCTTCAGCTCGGGGAGCATGGTGATCACGATCCCGAGCGCGATCAGCGTCTTCGCGTGGATCGCGACCATCTGGTACGGCCGCCCGGTGTTCAAGACGCCGATGCTCTTCATCGCGGGCTTCATCGTCCTCTTCGTCCTCGGCGGCGTGAGCGGCGTGATGACGGCCGCGGTGCCGTTCGACTGGCAGCTGACGGACACGTACTTCGTCGTCGCGCACCTGCACTACGTGCTCGTCGGGATCAACGTCTTCCCCGTGATCGCCGCGTTCTACTACTGGCTGCCCAAGATGACCGGGCGCATGCTGAACGAGACGCTCGGGAAGTGGAATTTCTGGACGATGTTCGTCGGCTTCAACCTCGGCTTCTTCCCGATGCACGTCGCCGGGCTGCTCGGGATGCCCCGGCGCGTGTACACGTACGAGTCCGGGATCGGGCTCGACGCGGTCAACCTCGTGACGACGGTCGGCTCGTACGTGTTCGCCGCCGGCGTGCTGCTCTTTGTCGTCAACTTCTTCTGGAGCCTGAAGAACGGCGAGCCGGCGGGGGACAACCCGTGGGACGCGCCGACGCTCGAGTGGGCGACGAGCTCGCCGCCGCCGCCGTACAACTTCGCCGTACTCCCCGAGGTCGGCAGCCGGTACCCGCTCTGGGAGGGGCGCCCGGGGCTCGAGGGCGGCAACGAGGACACGGCCGTGCGCAGCATCATCCACCGCGGCCCGCCGCTCGACCAGGGCCGCGAGACGCTCGGCACCACGCCGCTCGACGGCGAGCCGCAGACGGTGCTGCGCATGCCCGGCGACTCACTCTGGCCGTTTTTCCTCGCCGTCGCGCTCACGGCGCTCGCCTACGCGCTGCTCTTCGGCGCGTGGCGCACGGCCGCCGTCTGCGCCCTGCTCGTGGGCGCGTCGATCATCGGCTGGCTGTGGCCCGAGGACGTCACCGAAGGGCTCGTGACCGCGGGGGAGGGCTGA
- a CDS encoding GMC family oxidoreductase, translating into MTDLPTTYDAIVIGSGISGGWAAKELCEKGLKTLVLERGRDVRHIRDYPTANLAPWQLPHRGAMPRALVRENPLISKAAGYGEDTAHFFVKDADHPYVQERPFDWVRGYQVGGKSLIWGRACQRWSPYEFTAPERHGYGMNWPIGYDDVAAWYSHVERFIGVCGNADGLAAMPDGEYLPPFEFTCAERHLRDALRAHYGDRHVVQGRWAHLSKPNAIHLQQGRGTCQARNLCMRGCPYGAYFSSNSSTLPWAAATGNLTVRPDSVVHSIVYDERRGRASGVRVIDAHTHAVHEFHARVVFVNASALNTNLVLLNSTSRRFPHGLGNDSGLLGKYVCHHNYRAAANGTLDAFADEYYYVRNPTECILVNFRNVGRQETDFVGGYTTFTGGYRERGVPTEERVGGAYKDARSRPGPWHLYMYMQGETVPRETNHVRLHESRTDQWGIPLLVTSVAYDENSERMIRDWRAEARAMLEVAGCRDVETHDNHQAPGLDIHEMGGCRMGRDPRTSLLNAHNQLHAVPNVFVTDGACMTSTGNQSPSILYMALTARAADHAVREMARRSL; encoded by the coding sequence ATGACCGACCTCCCCACGACGTACGACGCGATCGTCATCGGCTCGGGCATCTCCGGCGGCTGGGCCGCGAAGGAGCTGTGCGAGAAGGGGCTGAAGACGCTCGTGCTCGAGCGCGGCCGCGACGTCCGCCACATCCGCGACTACCCGACCGCGAACCTCGCCCCGTGGCAGCTCCCGCACCGCGGCGCGATGCCGCGCGCGCTCGTGCGCGAGAACCCGCTCATCAGCAAGGCGGCTGGCTACGGCGAGGACACGGCGCACTTCTTCGTGAAGGATGCCGACCACCCGTACGTGCAGGAGCGGCCGTTCGACTGGGTGCGCGGCTACCAGGTCGGCGGGAAGTCGCTCATCTGGGGGCGCGCCTGCCAGCGGTGGAGCCCGTACGAGTTCACCGCCCCCGAGCGCCACGGCTACGGCATGAACTGGCCGATCGGCTACGACGACGTCGCCGCGTGGTACTCGCACGTCGAGCGGTTCATCGGCGTGTGCGGCAACGCCGACGGGCTCGCGGCGATGCCCGACGGCGAGTACCTGCCGCCGTTCGAGTTCACCTGCGCCGAGCGGCACCTGCGCGACGCCCTGCGGGCGCACTACGGCGACCGGCACGTCGTGCAGGGCCGCTGGGCGCACCTGTCGAAGCCGAACGCGATCCACCTGCAACAGGGGCGCGGGACGTGTCAGGCCCGCAACCTGTGCATGCGCGGGTGCCCGTACGGCGCCTATTTCAGCTCCAACTCGAGCACGCTCCCCTGGGCGGCGGCGACGGGAAACCTCACCGTGCGTCCCGACTCGGTCGTCCACTCGATCGTCTACGACGAGCGCCGCGGACGCGCGTCGGGCGTGCGCGTGATCGACGCGCACACGCACGCGGTCCACGAGTTCCACGCGCGCGTGGTCTTCGTGAACGCGTCGGCGCTCAACACGAACCTCGTCCTGCTCAACTCGACGTCGCGCCGCTTCCCGCACGGGCTCGGCAACGACAGCGGGCTGTTAGGCAAGTACGTCTGCCACCACAATTACCGCGCCGCGGCCAACGGCACGCTCGACGCCTTTGCGGACGAGTACTACTACGTCCGCAACCCGACCGAGTGCATCCTCGTCAACTTCCGGAACGTGGGCCGGCAGGAGACCGACTTCGTCGGCGGCTACACGACGTTCACCGGCGGGTACCGCGAGCGCGGCGTGCCGACCGAGGAGCGCGTCGGCGGCGCGTACAAGGACGCGCGCTCGCGCCCCGGGCCGTGGCACCTTTACATGTACATGCAGGGCGAGACGGTGCCGCGGGAGACGAACCACGTCCGCCTGCACGAGAGCCGGACCGACCAGTGGGGGATCCCGCTCCTCGTCACGTCGGTGGCGTACGACGAGAACAGCGAGCGGATGATCCGCGACTGGCGCGCCGAGGCGCGGGCGATGCTGGAGGTCGCCGGGTGCCGCGACGTCGAGACGCACGACAACCACCAGGCGCCGGGGCTCGACATCCACGAGATGGGCGGCTGCCGCATGGGGCGCGACCCGCGGACGTCGCTGCTCAACGCGCACAACCAGCTCCACGCAGTGCCTAACGTCTTCGTCACCGACGGCGCGTGCATGACGTCCACCGGCAACCAGAGCCCGTCGATCCTGTACATGGCGCTCACCGCGCGGGCGGCCGACCACGCCGTCCGCGAGATGGCCCGCCGCAGCCTCTAA